In Paenibacillus sonchi, a single genomic region encodes these proteins:
- a CDS encoding YajQ family cyclic di-GMP-binding protein, with translation MSSESSFDIVSKMDMQELTNAVHQTEKEIDNRFDFKNSKSSLKLEKDALIIASEDEYKLNAVIDILQSKMVKRGITLKNLDFGKVEPASLGTVRQRLGLKQGIDHENAKKINILIRDSKLKVKSQIQGDQIRVTGKSRDDLQQIIQILRKADLPLDLQFNNLK, from the coding sequence TTGAGTTCGGAAAGTTCATTTGATATCGTGTCCAAAATGGACATGCAGGAGTTGACCAATGCCGTACACCAGACGGAGAAGGAGATTGATAACCGCTTTGACTTCAAGAACAGCAAGAGCAGTCTGAAGCTGGAGAAGGATGCGCTTATCATCGCCTCAGAGGACGAATACAAGCTGAATGCCGTCATCGATATTTTACAGTCGAAGATGGTCAAGCGGGGCATTACACTCAAGAATCTGGATTTCGGCAAGGTTGAGCCGGCTTCTCTGGGCACTGTGCGCCAGCGTCTGGGTCTTAAACAGGGAATTGATCATGAAAATGCCAAAAAAATCAACATTCTGATCCGTGATTCGAAGCTGAAGGTGAAGAGCCAAATCCAGGGGGACCAAATCCGCGTAACCGGCAAAAGCCGTGATGATCTGCAGCAGATTATCCAGATTCTGCGCAAAGCCGATTTGCCGCTGGATCTGCAGTTTAATAACTTAAAGTAA
- the ymfI gene encoding elongation factor P 5-aminopentanone reductase: protein MALSGENGKPIGEMTVLITGGSGGIGGAIAERFASVGMNIVIHYMNSHEAANDVARRCMALGAKVMTVAADMKDRSQLVRMAERLAASGMQPDIVVNNAGKAHYGMLADVTEEEWDEIMAVNLKGTFLCSQIFMPYMVSQRYGRIINVSSVWGISGASCEVAYSASKGGVNAFTKALAKELAPSGVTVNAVAPGAVQTAMLANLQADEMRMLEDEIPAGRLASPEEISSLVYFLALPESGYITGQIISPNGGWIT from the coding sequence ATGGCGCTTTCGGGAGAGAACGGCAAACCAATAGGAGAGATGACCGTGCTCATTACCGGAGGCAGCGGGGGAATCGGCGGTGCGATTGCCGAGCGTTTTGCCTCAGTCGGAATGAACATTGTTATTCATTATATGAATTCGCATGAAGCGGCGAATGATGTGGCCCGGCGCTGTATGGCGCTTGGAGCCAAGGTAATGACAGTGGCTGCGGATATGAAGGACCGCAGCCAGCTGGTGCGGATGGCCGAAAGGCTCGCGGCGAGCGGAATGCAGCCGGATATTGTGGTAAATAACGCCGGTAAGGCGCATTACGGGATGCTGGCGGATGTGACTGAGGAAGAATGGGACGAGATTATGGCAGTCAATCTGAAAGGCACCTTCCTATGCAGCCAGATTTTCATGCCATATATGGTGTCCCAGCGGTATGGGCGGATTATCAATGTATCCTCGGTCTGGGGAATTTCCGGCGCCTCTTGTGAAGTCGCTTATTCCGCCAGCAAAGGCGGCGTTAATGCCTTTACTAAGGCGCTAGCGAAGGAGCTGGCCCCGTCGGGAGTCACAGTCAACGCCGTAGCCCCTGGAGCCGTGCAGACGGCGATGCTCGCCAACCTGCAAGCGGATGAGATGCGTATGCTGGAGGATGAGATTCCGGCAGGACGACTGGCTTCCCCGGAGGAGATCTCTTCGCTGGTGTATTTTCTGGCGCTACCGGAATCCGGTTATATCACCGGGCAGATCATCAGTCCGAACGGCGGGTGGATTACCTGA
- the yfmH gene encoding EF-P 5-aminopentanol modification-associated protein YfmH produces MEKIHYEKLQETLYHEVMDNGLQVYVLPKPAFLKTYATFATKYGSVDNHFKVAGGEETTVPDGIAHFLEHKMFEEPEGDIFATFASNGASANAFTSFDQTVYLFSATENIETNLSTLVDFVQRPYFTDENVEKEKGIIGQEINMYADNPDWRVYFGLIEAMYSKHPVHIDIAGTIESIATITKETLYTCYNSFYHPSNMLLFVVGGVDPEQVFELIRNNQNGKSYGKQGEIQRIFEEEPVQVAAKVKESKLAVSMPKMLFGFKEKVEGLTGEAAVRRDLTTKLMLDLLLGSSTALYQKLYDEELISDSFGHEFNSSPQYAFSAIGGDTKDTDLLLKRIKEEINLVLASGFAEKDFERARKKKIGGYLRMLNSPESIAHEFTRYQFRGGNLFEVLPLYESITLEEVNERLRSHVDWEQLAVSLVVSP; encoded by the coding sequence GTGGAAAAGATTCATTACGAGAAACTTCAAGAAACGCTGTATCACGAGGTTATGGATAACGGTCTGCAGGTGTATGTACTGCCGAAGCCGGCTTTTCTCAAAACCTATGCTACCTTTGCGACCAAATACGGGTCCGTGGATAATCACTTCAAGGTTGCAGGGGGCGAAGAAACGACCGTTCCCGACGGCATAGCCCACTTTCTGGAGCACAAAATGTTCGAGGAGCCGGAAGGCGACATTTTCGCCACCTTTGCATCCAACGGAGCTTCAGCAAATGCGTTCACCAGCTTTGACCAGACGGTATACCTCTTTTCGGCAACCGAAAATATCGAGACCAATCTCAGTACACTTGTGGATTTCGTACAGCGGCCTTATTTCACCGATGAGAATGTGGAGAAGGAAAAGGGCATCATCGGCCAGGAAATCAATATGTATGCGGATAATCCCGACTGGCGCGTTTATTTTGGCCTGATCGAAGCCATGTATTCCAAACACCCGGTCCATATCGATATTGCCGGTACCATCGAATCGATTGCCACGATCACCAAAGAAACCTTGTATACCTGCTACAATTCCTTCTACCATCCCAGCAATATGCTGTTGTTTGTAGTCGGCGGAGTCGATCCGGAGCAGGTGTTTGAGCTGATCCGCAACAACCAGAACGGCAAATCTTACGGCAAACAGGGTGAAATCCAGCGCATCTTTGAGGAAGAGCCTGTTCAGGTAGCGGCAAAAGTCAAGGAGAGCAAGCTGGCGGTGTCCATGCCGAAGATGCTGTTTGGCTTCAAGGAAAAGGTGGAGGGCCTGACCGGGGAAGCTGCGGTGCGCCGCGATTTGACGACCAAGCTGATGCTGGACCTGCTGCTCGGAAGCAGTACGGCTTTGTACCAGAAACTGTATGACGAAGAGCTGATCTCGGACAGCTTCGGACATGAATTCAACAGCTCACCGCAATACGCGTTTTCGGCGATCGGCGGAGATACCAAAGACACTGATCTGCTGCTGAAGCGGATAAAGGAAGAAATCAATCTCGTGCTGGCGTCTGGTTTTGCGGAGAAGGATTTTGAACGGGCCCGCAAAAAGAAAATCGGCGGCTATCTGCGCATGCTGAATTCGCCTGAGAGCATTGCCCATGAATTCACGCGGTACCAGTTCCGCGGAGGGAACCTTTTTGAAGTGCTTCCGCTTTATGAATCGATCACACTGGAAGAAGTCAACGAACGTCTGCGCTCGCATGTCGACTGGGAGCAGCTTGCAGTGTCGCTTGTGGTGAGCCCTTAA
- a CDS encoding DUF3388 domain-containing protein, with protein sequence MEYKQWYMEYKIHKNRPGLLGDIASMLGMLEVNILTINGVEGKTRGMLLETSDDEKIMLMGEMLKKVDNITVTALRSPRLVDKLAVRHGRYIDRDSDDRKTFRFTRDELGLLVDFLGELFKREGNQVIGLRGMPRVGKTESIIAGSVCAMKRWTFVSSTLLRQTVRSQLAEDEMNPHNVFIIDGIVSTIRSNEKHYNLLKHVMSMPSTKVIEHPDIFVRESEYTYDDFDIIIELRNIPSEEILYDSFTTSYSDDL encoded by the coding sequence GTGGAATATAAACAATGGTACATGGAGTATAAGATACATAAGAACAGACCTGGTCTGCTTGGTGATATCGCTTCAATGCTCGGAATGCTGGAGGTCAATATCCTGACCATTAACGGAGTAGAAGGCAAGACCCGCGGAATGCTGCTGGAAACAAGTGACGATGAAAAGATTATGCTGATGGGCGAAATGCTCAAAAAAGTTGATAATATAACGGTGACCGCCCTGCGTTCCCCGCGGCTTGTTGACAAGCTGGCCGTACGGCATGGGCGCTATATTGACCGCGACTCGGATGACCGCAAGACGTTCCGGTTCACCAGGGATGAACTGGGTCTGCTGGTTGATTTTCTCGGTGAGCTGTTTAAAAGGGAAGGAAATCAGGTTATTGGTCTTCGGGGCATGCCGCGTGTCGGCAAGACGGAGTCGATTATCGCCGGCAGTGTCTGTGCCATGAAGCGCTGGACCTTTGTCTCTTCGACGCTATTGCGCCAGACGGTACGCAGCCAGCTCGCCGAAGATGAAATGAATCCGCACAATGTATTCATTATTGACGGGATTGTCAGCACGATCCGCTCCAACGAGAAGCACTATAATCTGCTGAAGCATGTGATGAGCATGCCAAGCACGAAGGTGATTGAGCACCCGGATATTTTTGTGCGGGAATCCGAATACACCTATGATGATTTCGATATTATTATCGAGCTGCGCAATATACCAAGCGAAGAGATATTGTACGACTCGTTCACGACGAGCTACAGTGATGATCTATAA
- the pgsA gene encoding CDP-diacylglycerol--glycerol-3-phosphate 3-phosphatidyltransferase — translation MNLPNRITLARICLIPIMMFFLLMNFSFYPEPIHWGSFQLSFNHLIAAVIFLLAASTDGIDGYIARKYNMVTNLGKLLDPLADKLLVSAVLISLVELGRCDSWIAIVIISREFAVTGLRQVALLEGKVVAASKWGKIKTVIQIVAISLLLLNNFPFQFVSIPVDDIAIWAAALVTIYSGIDYFVKNKDLLELHNA, via the coding sequence GTGAATTTGCCTAACCGCATTACGCTGGCACGTATTTGTCTTATCCCGATTATGATGTTTTTTTTGCTGATGAATTTCAGCTTTTATCCGGAACCGATTCATTGGGGCTCGTTCCAGCTTTCCTTTAATCATCTGATCGCAGCGGTGATCTTTTTGCTTGCGGCCAGCACCGATGGCATAGACGGTTATATCGCCCGGAAATACAACATGGTCACCAATCTGGGCAAGCTGCTCGACCCACTTGCGGACAAGCTGCTGGTCTCGGCTGTGCTGATTTCCCTGGTGGAGCTGGGCAGATGCGACTCATGGATCGCAATCGTTATTATCAGCCGCGAGTTCGCGGTAACCGGACTGCGCCAGGTAGCGCTGCTCGAAGGTAAAGTGGTTGCTGCCAGCAAGTGGGGCAAGATAAAGACTGTTATTCAGATTGTTGCAATTTCACTGCTGCTGCTGAATAACTTCCCGTTTCAATTCGTCAGCATTCCTGTAGATGATATTGCCATCTGGGCTGCAGCGCTTGTTACTATCTATTCCGGCATTGACTATTTCGTAAAAAATAAAGATTTGCTGGAGCTTCATAACGCTT
- a CDS encoding DUF3243 domain-containing protein: MSTDSVVKNFDTWKSFLGERVIQAEKMGMSEETISKLAFEIGEFLDKKVDPGNYSNRAIKELWDVGTDDEKQTIASLMVKLAKKNA, encoded by the coding sequence ATGTCAACAGACTCCGTAGTGAAGAACTTTGATACCTGGAAAAGCTTTCTGGGCGAGCGGGTCATTCAGGCTGAAAAAATGGGGATGAGCGAGGAAACCATTTCCAAGCTGGCTTTTGAAATCGGGGAGTTTCTCGATAAAAAAGTCGATCCGGGCAACTACTCCAACCGGGCGATCAAAGAGCTGTGGGATGTCGGCACGGATGATGAGAAGCAGACTATTGCTTCCCTCATGGTGAAGCTGGCGAAGAAAAACGCATAG
- a CDS encoding RodZ domain-containing protein, translated as MSELGRHLKEARLQKGMSLDDVQEVTKIRKKYLEAIEAGDYKVLPGSFYVRAFIKTYAEAVDVNPDELMEEHGNVPAAPVETPMETVIQKRSRRPETERNAKWLPTVLMWTFPVLIIVVIYMYASSNMNKPEPDKAEPGNLTTATQDPSKVQPSPTAVGGGVAAPSATAGTGTGTAAPEATTAPSASPSPSPSPSPSSQEVTVTQDRKSGKTTVYKVSAPAGSAVQVQIAASGVSWLEVYKGENSKGEKLSFGNTAAGDNLSFTLDSEGMYIKSGYSPATEITVNGQVITDGKTSSRLLLELDNDPASGDTSGAQDSGTEGSQDNAANQDNTTTE; from the coding sequence ATGTCGGAACTGGGCCGGCATTTGAAGGAGGCGCGTCTGCAAAAAGGGATGAGCCTTGATGATGTCCAGGAAGTAACGAAAATCCGCAAAAAATATCTAGAAGCCATCGAAGCGGGGGATTATAAGGTGTTGCCGGGAAGCTTTTATGTCCGGGCATTTATCAAAACCTATGCGGAGGCCGTGGATGTAAATCCCGACGAGCTGATGGAAGAGCACGGCAACGTGCCTGCCGCTCCGGTAGAGACACCGATGGAAACGGTGATACAGAAGCGCAGCCGCAGACCAGAAACGGAACGGAATGCGAAATGGCTGCCAACAGTTCTGATGTGGACCTTTCCTGTGCTTATTATCGTGGTGATTTACATGTACGCTTCTTCCAATATGAACAAACCGGAGCCAGACAAAGCCGAACCCGGCAATCTGACCACGGCTACACAGGACCCGTCGAAGGTTCAGCCTTCGCCGACTGCCGTGGGAGGTGGCGTTGCGGCTCCTTCCGCTACGGCAGGCACAGGTACGGGCACAGCGGCTCCTGAGGCGACAACAGCTCCATCGGCTTCACCATCACCATCTCCATCTCCATCCCCATCCTCCCAGGAGGTTACGGTCACACAGGACCGCAAATCGGGAAAAACGACGGTGTACAAGGTGTCAGCACCTGCAGGAAGCGCCGTTCAGGTGCAGATCGCTGCGAGTGGAGTGAGCTGGCTTGAAGTCTACAAAGGCGAGAATTCCAAGGGAGAGAAGCTGAGCTTCGGCAATACTGCTGCCGGCGACAACCTGAGCTTCACGCTCGACAGTGAAGGGATGTATATCAAGTCCGGGTACTCCCCTGCTACGGAAATTACCGTCAATGGACAAGTAATCACGGACGGCAAGACCTCATCCCGGCTTCTTCTTGAGCTGGATAACGACCCGGCTTCCGGAGACACATCCGGAGCACAGGACAGCGGTACTGAGGGAAGCCAGGACAATGCAGCCAATCAGGACAATACAACTACTGAATAA
- the sleB gene encoding spore cortex-lytic enzyme, whose amino-acid sequence MKKHTQWIFAALTLALAAAPFTAILLKEPGAVYANQNNHTSVMTEGTVPEEEALPVFGTTPLKVGSSGQDVYELQGRLKHLGYYAGAIDSQFGAKTRNAVTWFQWKFGMKADGIVGAKTKLKLYNATKAWRPTEPSTSTANKTQGNGNTGASNGGNTNTAELSSGNTMGLSENDLRIMANAVYGESRGEPFEGQVAVAAVILNRVKSPNFPNTPSGVIFQPGAFTAVADGQIYLEPNEQARKAVQQALNGWDPSGGCIYYFNPKTATSKWIWSRPQVKTIGEHIFCM is encoded by the coding sequence ATGAAAAAGCATACGCAATGGATATTTGCCGCACTAACCCTTGCACTGGCAGCTGCGCCGTTCACAGCTATACTCCTCAAGGAACCAGGTGCAGTCTACGCGAATCAGAATAATCATACATCTGTAATGACGGAGGGCACTGTGCCGGAGGAGGAGGCGCTGCCTGTATTCGGGACAACCCCGCTTAAGGTGGGTTCTTCCGGACAGGATGTCTACGAGCTGCAGGGCAGACTCAAGCATCTCGGATATTATGCGGGTGCCATAGACAGCCAATTCGGGGCGAAAACCAGAAATGCCGTTACCTGGTTCCAGTGGAAATTCGGGATGAAGGCTGATGGTATTGTCGGGGCCAAAACAAAGCTGAAGCTCTATAACGCCACCAAAGCCTGGAGGCCTACAGAACCGTCAACCAGCACTGCCAATAAGACGCAAGGCAACGGGAACACCGGAGCCTCAAATGGGGGCAACACGAATACAGCCGAGCTTAGCTCGGGCAACACCATGGGGCTGTCGGAGAATGATCTCAGAATTATGGCCAATGCGGTATATGGCGAGTCGCGCGGTGAACCGTTTGAAGGCCAGGTCGCAGTAGCCGCAGTGATTCTGAACCGTGTGAAATCACCAAACTTCCCGAATACACCTTCCGGTGTGATTTTTCAGCCGGGCGCCTTCACCGCGGTGGCGGATGGACAGATTTATCTTGAACCGAATGAACAGGCGCGCAAGGCGGTGCAGCAGGCGCTTAACGGGTGGGACCCTTCCGGCGGCTGCATTTATTACTTCAATCCGAAGACAGCCACCTCCAAATGGATTTGGAGCCGTCCGCAGGTGAAAACCATCGGCGAGCATATTTTTTGCATGTAG
- the yfmF gene encoding EF-P 5-aminopentanol modification-associated protein YfmF, protein MRIHVLPTKAFKTFAISLYAGVPLDEHTVTPTALIPFVLRRGTANYPETTQFRERLEELYGAGFGFDIYKRGDYQIVQFRMDTINDSFVQSKESLLGESFAFLGEVLTKPLLEDGSFRASYVATERETVRKKLEAIVNDKIRYAAERCIEEMCRQEPYRLHPLGQRADLDGITPESLYQSYHSWLGGAILDLYVVGDTTPEEVEKLVTRHFGRTHGNAAGYSSNFSPVAVTEVRTVEEKLDVNQGKLNMGLRTPITYKDDRYASALMYNGILGGYPHSKLFVNVREKESLAYYASSRYDGHKGIGTIQSGIETQNYSKAVDIIRKQLDELQAGNISDLELSQTKAMIRNLLSEIQDSAFEMISFDFNRQLSGKDRSAQELLAQVDSTGAEDVKAAAGTFELDTIYFLTGKGE, encoded by the coding sequence ATGCGCATTCACGTCCTGCCGACCAAGGCGTTCAAGACGTTCGCCATCTCACTCTATGCCGGTGTTCCGCTTGATGAACATACGGTGACCCCGACTGCGCTGATTCCCTTTGTGCTGCGCAGAGGAACGGCGAATTATCCCGAAACCACACAGTTCCGTGAGCGTCTGGAGGAGCTGTACGGGGCCGGGTTCGGTTTTGACATTTATAAAAGAGGCGACTATCAGATTGTCCAGTTTCGTATGGATACAATCAATGATTCCTTCGTGCAGAGCAAAGAAAGCCTGCTGGGCGAATCGTTTGCGTTCCTTGGAGAGGTACTGACAAAACCGCTGCTGGAGGATGGGAGTTTCCGTGCTTCCTATGTAGCCACTGAGCGCGAAACCGTGCGCAAGAAGCTGGAGGCAATCGTCAACGACAAAATCCGTTATGCAGCCGAACGCTGCATTGAAGAAATGTGCCGTCAGGAACCGTACCGTCTCCACCCGCTGGGCCAAAGAGCCGATCTCGACGGCATTACCCCGGAATCGCTTTATCAGTCCTATCATTCCTGGCTGGGCGGAGCCATTCTCGACCTGTATGTCGTAGGTGATACCACCCCTGAGGAAGTAGAGAAGCTGGTGACCCGCCATTTTGGCCGTACCCATGGGAACGCAGCAGGGTATTCTTCCAATTTTTCACCGGTAGCCGTAACTGAGGTCCGCACTGTGGAAGAGAAGCTCGATGTCAATCAAGGGAAGCTCAACATGGGTCTGCGCACCCCGATAACATACAAAGACGACAGGTATGCTTCAGCGCTCATGTACAACGGCATTCTGGGCGGATATCCGCACTCCAAGCTGTTTGTGAACGTGCGGGAAAAAGAGAGCCTGGCTTATTACGCATCCTCGCGTTATGACGGCCATAAAGGCATTGGCACCATTCAATCGGGAATTGAGACACAGAACTACAGCAAAGCTGTAGACATTATCCGCAAGCAGCTGGATGAACTCCAGGCCGGGAATATCAGTGACCTGGAGCTGAGCCAGACCAAAGCCATGATCCGCAATCTGCTCTCCGAAATCCAGGACTCCGCTTTTGAAATGATATCCTTTGATTTCAACCGTCAGTTGTCCGGAAAAGACCGTTCCGCCCAGGAACTCCTGGCTCAGGTTGACAGTACGGGGGCAGAAGATGTGAAGGCTGCAGCCGGCACCTTTGAGCTGGATACGATTTATTTCCTGACAGGGAAGGGGGAATAA